One Kineococcus aurantiacus genomic window carries:
- a CDS encoding 3' terminal RNA ribose 2'-O-methyltransferase Hen1: MILTLSAQRPAPEVPAGDLGFLLHKHPDRVLTSEHGAVTTHVLYPRNTPEECEVAVLLDVDPVALVRTGGDTGVLGQHVNDRPYAASSLLAVALGRVFSTALAGRCTARPDLVDVRWPLRLRLPSLPCSGGPALVHRLFEPLGWRVRTTVLPLDETVPAWGESRYVDAELEGTCRVADALAQLYVLLPVLDDAKHYWVGESEIDKLLRRGGDWLATHPERELITRRYLLHARPLVLDALDRLAELDDRPADPVEEPPARLADHRRAALLAVLAELGAARVVDLGCGQGELLRALAADARYTAVVGTDVSVRALRTASRRLRLDRQPDDRVRVFQSSLTYRDERIAGFDAAVLSEVVEHVDPPRLGALERVVFGEAAPTHVLVTTPNAEHNVNYPGLRGNGLRHPDHRFEWTRPQFARWAADVGSRFGYTVRHLGVGEAVGSTGAPTQLAVFTKEVAA, from the coding sequence GTGATCCTCACCCTGAGCGCGCAGCGGCCCGCTCCCGAGGTCCCCGCCGGGGACCTCGGCTTCCTGCTGCACAAGCACCCCGACCGGGTCCTGACCAGCGAGCACGGCGCCGTGACCACGCACGTCCTCTACCCGCGGAACACGCCGGAGGAGTGCGAGGTCGCGGTGCTGCTCGACGTCGACCCCGTGGCGCTCGTGCGCACCGGCGGGGACACCGGCGTGCTCGGCCAGCACGTCAACGACCGGCCCTACGCCGCGTCCAGCCTGCTGGCCGTCGCCCTGGGCCGGGTGTTCTCCACCGCGCTCGCCGGCCGCTGCACCGCCCGCCCCGACCTGGTCGACGTGAGGTGGCCCCTGCGGCTGCGGCTGCCGTCCCTGCCCTGCTCGGGCGGCCCGGCCCTCGTGCACCGCCTCTTCGAGCCCCTCGGCTGGCGGGTGCGGACCACGGTGCTGCCGCTGGACGAGACGGTGCCCGCCTGGGGGGAGTCCCGGTACGTCGACGCCGAGCTGGAGGGCACGTGCCGGGTCGCCGACGCGCTGGCGCAGCTGTACGTCCTGCTGCCCGTCCTGGACGACGCCAAGCACTACTGGGTGGGGGAGTCCGAGATCGACAAGCTGCTGCGCCGCGGCGGCGACTGGCTCGCGACCCACCCCGAGCGCGAGCTGATCACGCGCCGGTACCTGCTGCACGCCCGGCCGCTGGTCCTGGACGCCCTGGACCGCCTCGCCGAGCTCGACGACCGGCCCGCCGACCCCGTCGAGGAGCCCCCCGCCCGGCTCGCGGACCACCGCCGCGCCGCGCTCCTGGCCGTCCTGGCCGAGCTCGGCGCGGCCCGGGTCGTGGACCTCGGGTGCGGTCAGGGGGAGCTGCTGCGGGCCCTGGCCGCCGACGCGCGGTACACCGCCGTCGTGGGGACCGACGTGTCCGTCCGCGCGCTGCGCACGGCCTCGCGCCGGCTGCGCCTGGACCGGCAGCCCGACGACCGGGTGCGCGTCTTCCAGAGCTCCCTGACCTACCGCGACGAGCGGATCGCCGGCTTCGACGCCGCCGTGCTGTCCGAGGTGGTCGAGCACGTCGACCCGCCCCGGCTGGGGGCGCTCGAACGCGTCGTCTTCGGCGAGGCCGCCCCCACCCACGTCCTCGTCACCACCCCGAACGCGGAGCACAACGTGAACTACCCCGGCCTGCGCGGGAACGGCCTGCGGCACCCCGACCACCGGTTCGAGTGGACCCGCCCGCAGTTCGCGCGGTGGGCCGCGGACGTCGGCTCCCGCTTCGGGTACACCGTCCGGCACCTGGGCGTGGGCGAGGCCGTGGGCAGCACGGGAGCCCCCACCCAGCTGGCCGTCTTCACCAAGGAGGTGGCGGCGTGA
- a CDS encoding polynucleotide kinase-phosphatase codes for MRELTVPRTSLVVLVGASGSGKSTFARARFAPTEVLSSDACRGMVSDDENDQAATADAFEVLHLIAAKRLAAGRLTVVDATNVQPSARRSLVDLARAHDVLPVAVVLDLPVEVCVARNAARPDRTFGAHVVRRQQADLRRSLGRLQREGFRVVHVLRSAEEVADATVVRTRLHVDLREETGPFDVVGDVHGCREELTDLLTRLGYGLVTDERGRPVDAVPPPGRRAVFVGDLVDRGPDTPGVLRLVMGMVAAGHALCVAGNHENKLLRALRGRDVQVTHGLAESLEQLGAEPEEFRAQVTAFLDSLLSHYVLDGGNLAVAHAGVLERYQGRASGRVRDFCLYGQTTGETDEFGLPVRYPWAQDYRGRATVVYGHTPVPEPEWVNGTICVDTGCVFGGHLTALRYPEKELVSVPARAVHHDPVRPFPAAAPAAPGRTVVRDPDVLDVTDVLGKRVVETADHGRVTVREENAAAALEVVSRFAVDPRWLVHLPPTTAPVATSSREGHLEHPDEAFSAYAADGVATVVCEEKHMGSRAVALVCRDERVARERFGAPGGALGAVWTRTGRSFFDPALTQELVGELRAALTAAGVFDELGDWVVLDGELLPWSAKAGELLRTQYAAVGAAGRSALPVAVDALERASGRGLDVGALLARTAARSANVAAFTDAYRRYCWPTEGLDGVRFAPFAVPAAAGATFADRPHDWHLSVADRLVAVSDRFTATRRLVVDTAAPAEGVAWWEELTGAGGEGVVVKPLANRVRTRRGLVQPALKVRGREYLRIVYGPDYLEPANLARLRQRNLGRKRSLALREYALGLEGLERAARGEPLWRVHECAFAVLALESEPVDPRL; via the coding sequence GTGAGGGAGCTCACCGTGCCGCGCACGAGCCTGGTGGTGCTCGTCGGCGCCTCCGGGTCGGGCAAGTCGACGTTCGCCCGGGCCCGCTTCGCCCCCACCGAGGTGCTCTCCAGCGACGCCTGCCGGGGGATGGTCTCCGACGACGAGAACGACCAGGCCGCCACCGCCGACGCGTTCGAGGTCCTGCACCTCATCGCCGCCAAGCGGCTCGCGGCGGGCCGGCTGACCGTCGTGGACGCGACGAACGTCCAGCCGTCGGCGCGCCGGTCCCTGGTGGACCTGGCCCGCGCGCACGACGTCCTGCCCGTCGCGGTCGTCCTGGACCTGCCCGTGGAGGTGTGCGTGGCCCGCAACGCCGCCCGGCCCGACCGCACCTTCGGCGCCCACGTCGTGCGCCGGCAGCAGGCCGACCTGCGCCGCAGCCTGGGCCGCCTGCAGCGCGAGGGCTTCCGCGTCGTCCACGTGCTGCGCAGCGCCGAGGAGGTCGCCGACGCCACGGTCGTCCGCACCAGGCTGCACGTCGACCTGCGCGAGGAGACCGGGCCCTTCGACGTCGTCGGCGACGTCCACGGCTGCCGGGAGGAGCTCACCGACCTGCTGACCCGTCTCGGCTACGGGCTCGTCACCGACGAGCGGGGCCGGCCCGTCGACGCCGTGCCCCCGCCGGGCCGGCGGGCGGTGTTCGTCGGCGACCTCGTCGACCGGGGACCGGACACCCCCGGCGTCCTGCGGCTGGTCATGGGGATGGTCGCCGCCGGGCACGCGCTGTGCGTGGCGGGCAACCACGAGAACAAGCTGCTGCGGGCGCTGCGCGGCCGCGACGTGCAGGTCACCCACGGCCTGGCCGAGTCCCTGGAGCAGCTGGGCGCCGAGCCGGAGGAGTTCCGCGCGCAGGTCACCGCGTTCCTGGACTCCCTGCTGTCGCACTACGTCCTGGACGGCGGGAACCTCGCCGTCGCCCACGCCGGGGTCCTGGAGCGCTACCAGGGCCGCGCCTCGGGCCGGGTGCGCGACTTCTGCCTGTACGGGCAGACGACGGGGGAGACCGACGAGTTCGGCCTGCCCGTCCGGTACCCGTGGGCGCAGGACTACCGGGGCCGGGCCACCGTCGTCTACGGCCACACGCCCGTGCCCGAGCCGGAGTGGGTCAACGGGACGATCTGCGTCGACACCGGCTGCGTCTTCGGCGGCCACCTCACGGCGCTGCGGTACCCGGAGAAGGAGCTGGTCTCCGTCCCGGCCCGGGCCGTGCACCACGACCCGGTGCGGCCCTTCCCCGCGGCGGCGCCGGCCGCTCCCGGGCGCACCGTCGTGCGCGACCCCGACGTCCTCGACGTCACCGACGTCCTGGGCAAGCGCGTCGTCGAGACCGCCGACCACGGCCGCGTCACCGTCCGGGAGGAGAACGCCGCCGCGGCCCTGGAGGTGGTGTCCCGCTTCGCCGTCGACCCCCGCTGGCTGGTGCACCTGCCCCCGACGACGGCCCCCGTCGCGACGTCGTCGCGCGAGGGCCACCTCGAGCACCCCGACGAGGCCTTCTCGGCGTACGCCGCCGACGGCGTCGCGACCGTGGTCTGCGAGGAGAAGCACATGGGCTCGCGCGCCGTGGCGCTCGTGTGCCGCGACGAGCGCGTCGCCCGGGAGCGCTTCGGCGCCCCCGGCGGGGCGCTGGGCGCGGTGTGGACGCGCACGGGCCGCAGCTTCTTCGACCCCGCGCTGACGCAGGAGCTGGTCGGGGAGCTGCGCGCCGCGCTGACCGCGGCGGGGGTCTTCGACGAGCTCGGCGACTGGGTCGTGCTCGACGGGGAGCTGCTGCCGTGGAGCGCCAAGGCCGGGGAGCTGCTGCGGACCCAGTACGCGGCCGTCGGCGCCGCGGGCCGCTCGGCGCTGCCCGTCGCCGTCGACGCCCTGGAGCGGGCGTCGGGGCGGGGGCTGGACGTCGGCGCGCTGCTGGCCCGGACCGCGGCCCGCAGCGCGAACGTCGCGGCGTTCACCGACGCCTACCGGCGGTACTGCTGGCCGACCGAGGGCCTCGACGGCGTCCGGTTCGCGCCGTTCGCCGTGCCGGCCGCCGCGGGGGCGACGTTCGCCGACCGCCCCCACGACTGGCACCTGTCCGTCGCCGACCGGCTCGTCGCCGTCTCGGACCGCTTCACCGCCACCCGCCGGCTCGTCGTGGACACCGCCGCCCCCGCCGAGGGGGTCGCCTGGTGGGAGGAGCTGACCGGCGCCGGGGGCGAGGGGGTGGTCGTCAAACCGCTGGCGAACCGGGTCCGGACCCGGCGCGGCCTCGTCCAGCCCGCCCTGAAGGTCCGCGGCCGGGAGTACCTGCGGATCGTCTACGGGCCCGACTACCTCGAACCGGCGAACCTGGCGCGGCTGCGCCAGCGCAACCTGGGGCGCAAGCGGTCCCTGGCGCTGCGCGAGTACGCCCTCGGCCTCGAGGGCCTGGAGCGGGCCGCGCGCGGGGAACCGCTGTGGCGGGTGCACGAGTGCGCCTTCGCCGTCCTGGCGCTGGAGTCCGAACCGGTGGACCCCCGGCTGTGA